Genomic segment of Bacteroides stercoris ATCC 43183:
TAACTCCTTTATTGAAAGCTCAAAATTGTGGTAATGATGAAATTTATCATTTGCCCTATAAGAATACATATGTAAAAGAACCTTTGGTTACCGAGAACGAGTATCGTGTGGCCAAACCCGAGGTTATTGAACCGAAGAGTTTTGAAGAAGCTCGGCAGATACTTCCCAATCCGATTTGGGATGGGCATGGAAAAGAAATGGAAATGTATTGGAGGGCATGGGAAATAGCAGTCGGAAATATTCGTAAGCCACAGTCCGGTTCGGGTTTTGTATCAAGTTATTTGGATACTGCTTACAATGGTAATATCTTCATGTGGGATTCTTCTTTCATACTGATGTTTGCACGGTATGGTACACGTTTTTTCCCTTTTCAGCGCACGTTAGATAACTTTTATGCCAAACAACATCCTGACGGTTTTATCTGCCGAGAAATTAAAGCAGATGGAGCGGATTGTTTCGAACGATATGATCCGGTAAGCACTGGACCTAATTTGATGCCTTGGTGTGAAATGGTTTATTACCATCAGTTTGGAGATATGGAGCGTCTGCATAAAGTTTTTCCCGTACTTTGTTCATATTATAAGTGGCTGAGACTTAACCGTACATGGCGTAATGGTACTTATTGGTCGAGTGGATGGGGGACAGGTATGGATAATATGCCGCGGGTTCCGAACGGATATAGCCCTATTTATAGTCATGGACATATGGTTTGGTTAGATACTAATCTTCAGCAATTGTTCATTGCAAATTTATTACTTGAAATGGGATTTTATTTAGAACGCTGGCAAGAGATAGAAGAATTTGAAGACGAAGCTAAGATGCTGGGAAAGTATATTCATGATAATCTTTGGGATGAAAAGACTGGATTTTTGTATGACCAATATGCTGATGGCACTCTTTGCAAAACCAAAGGTATAGGTGCTTATTGGGCGCTATTTACCAATGTGTTAGATACAATACAACTAAACCGTATGGTAAAAGAATTGGATAATCCGGAAACTTTTAACCGCAAGTTCCGTGTTCCTTCTTTGTCGGCAGACCATCCTAAGTATAAGGAAAACGGTCGCTATTGGCAAGGTGGCATCTGGCCGGGTACCAACTACATGGTGATACAAGGTCTTGTGAAGAAAGGTTATCGTAAGTTAGCCCGTGAAATAGCTTTGAACCATTATAATGAAGTACTTGAGGTATATAAGAATACGGGTACATTTTGGGAATACTATTCTCCGGAGAAGGCAGAGCCTGGATTTATGGCTAGAAAGGAATTTGTCGGTTGGTCAGGACTTCCACCTATTGCCGAACTGATAGAGTTTATAATAGGTATTCGGGGAGATTACTCCAAACAGCAAATTGTTTGGGACATGAACCTGACAGAGGCCAATGGAATAGAACGTTATCCTTTCGGACCAGAAGGTATTATCAGTTTAAAGGCGGAAGCACGCCGTTCTGTCAATGATGAACCGCACATTACGGTAGATACGAATATTGGCTTTGAATTGTTCGTACTTTATGGTGAAAAAGAGAAGAAAATTACTGTGCTTCCTGGTAAACACACTTATTAAAAAGATAATCTATGAAAAAGAATATGTCACGACGTCATTTCCTGAAGATGGGAGGATTAGCTTTGGCTGCTATGTCCGTCCGTCCATCTTTGTCGTTTGCCGCTTTCAGGGAATCAGAAACGAAATTCGTTTCCTTGCGTCCTTCAATAGACAAAAGGCGTTTTGTATCAAGAGCTGTAGAGGTAATCATTAAAGAAGTAAAGCCAAAGATAAAAGATGAAAAACTGCGGTGGATGTTTGAAAATTGTTTTCCCAATACACTTGATACTACTGTCAGATATAAGATGAAAAACGACCGTCCGGATACGTTTATCATAACTGGTGACATTGACGCTATGTGGTTGCGTGATTCTTCCGCGCAGGTGTGGCCTTATTTGCCGTTGATGAAAGACGATAGGGATTTGCAGTTTTTGATAGCCGGACTTATTAACAGGCAGACAGAATGTATACTGATAGACCCTTATGCTAATGCTTTCAATGATGGTCCATTGGGTAGTTATTGGGAAACTGATCATACACAGCATATGGTGAAAGAGTTGCATGAACGTAAGTGGGAGATCGATTCTCTATGTTATCCCATTCGATTGGCTTACCAGTATTGGACATTGACTAAAGATACGTCTATCTTTAGTGCAGATTGGCACGAGGCTATGAAATTGGTAGTCCGTACTTTTAAGGAACAGCAGCGTAAACAAGGAATCGGCACTTA
This window contains:
- a CDS encoding MGH1-like glycoside hydrolase domain-containing protein; translated protein: MLKHILFTCLLSFSVTPLLKAQNCGNDEIYHLPYKNTYVKEPLVTENEYRVAKPEVIEPKSFEEARQILPNPIWDGHGKEMEMYWRAWEIAVGNIRKPQSGSGFVSSYLDTAYNGNIFMWDSSFILMFARYGTRFFPFQRTLDNFYAKQHPDGFICREIKADGADCFERYDPVSTGPNLMPWCEMVYYHQFGDMERLHKVFPVLCSYYKWLRLNRTWRNGTYWSSGWGTGMDNMPRVPNGYSPIYSHGHMVWLDTNLQQLFIANLLLEMGFYLERWQEIEEFEDEAKMLGKYIHDNLWDEKTGFLYDQYADGTLCKTKGIGAYWALFTNVLDTIQLNRMVKELDNPETFNRKFRVPSLSADHPKYKENGRYWQGGIWPGTNYMVIQGLVKKGYRKLAREIALNHYNEVLEVYKNTGTFWEYYSPEKAEPGFMARKEFVGWSGLPPIAELIEFIIGIRGDYSKQQIVWDMNLTEANGIERYPFGPEGIISLKAEARRSVNDEPHITVDTNIGFELFVLYGEKEKKITVLPGKHTY